The nucleotide sequence TGGCATTGATCCTGAGTACCGAGGCGGGCAAGCGAGAAGCGACGCTCGGCTTCGATCTGGGTCAGGGTGAACAGGATCTGGGCTTTCGGGGAGAAGTTCCCGTGCTATTCACAGTTCGTCCCGCCATCCCCGTCCGACTTTCCATTCTGGATGAAACGGGAAGGCCAACCACGGCATCACTGCTGATTCGTGATGAGCAGGGACGTGTCTATCCGCCTCAAGCAAAGCGACTCGCTCCCGACTTCTTCTTTCAGCCACAAATCTACCGGGCGGACGGCGAATCGGTACAGCTCCCCCCCGGTCGATTCCGGGTCCAGTCGGGCCGAGGCCCTGAATATTGGACCCGTGAGCAGACACTGACGGTGCCCGATCGCTCCGGTAAGGACCGCGAACCTGACGCAAGCGATGCGGATACCAAACTGGAGATTCGTCTGGAACGGTGGATTGATCCTCAGGCCTTCGGCTTTTACTCAGGCGATCACCATATCCACGCGGCGGGCTGCGCGCACTACACATCCCCCTCGGAAGGGGTCCTCCCTGAGGACATGTTCCGGCAAGTCAAAGGAGAAGGTCTGAACGTCGGCTGTATCCTCACCTGGGGGCCTTGCTATGGGCATCAGCGGCAATACTTTGCACCGAAGCCGCATGATGTGAGCGAACCGCTCACGATTCTCAAATACGATCTTGAGGTCAGTGGATTTGGCTCGCAGGCGCTGGGACACGTTTGCCTTCTGAACCTCCAGGACCAGACCTATCCGGGTTCCGAGGGAACCATGACGAAGGGCTGGCCAACATGGACCACACCCGTCATGCGTTGGGCAAAAGCGCAAGGAGGAGTGACCGGGTATGCTCACTCGGCCAGCGGACTGGCAATCGATCCTGTCGCTGCGGCAAGACGTGCTCTGCATCGATATGACGGAAATCAGGATGGGATTTTGTCGTCGGACGAAGCGACCACCGCACTTCTTCCGGAACCGTGGCAGGAAATTGACAAGAACGGTGACCAGTTACTGGATGAAGACGAACTTCGATGGAGTCACGATCGCGCGGCAGATCGGCTGCCCAATCTGGCGATCCCCGAAATGAATGGCGTCGGCGCCATGGAAATTTGCGTGACCGCAGTCGAAGGGGTCTGTGATTTCATCAGTGCCATGGATACGCAACGCATCCAGGAATGGAATACTTGGTACCACCTGCTGAATTGCGGATTCCCAATCAAAGTCAGTGGCGAAACGGACTTTCCCTGTATGAGCAGCCGCCGGGTAGGGCAGGGGCGAGTCTACGTACAACTCGTCAACCCGGACGGAACACCCCGGACAACGCTTTCGCCCCATCGACCGCTCGACTTCCCCGAGTGGTGTGAAGGGTTGGCGAAAGGACACTCGTACGTATCGGACGGGTTTGCACATGCCCTCGATTTTCGCGTCAACGAAGTCCGCCCCGGGCACGATGTGAAACTGACCGCACCTGCGCAGATCCGTGTTACGGCACGTGTCTGCTTCGCGCCTCAGACGCCTGTCGCGGTCGCACACGGGACCGACAATCCTCCCTCAGGCCGGCGGACCATCGGCGACACCGTCCTCCTGCACGGCCCCCGCCAGGACGCCGTCACGACCGGTGGCGAGCGTGAAGTCGAAATTGTTTCCAACGGTCGCCCCGTGGCAAAACAGACCGTTCCCGCAGATGGCAAAGTGCACGAACTCGCTTTCGACGTACCATTGACTGAAAGTAGCTGGATCGCGCTGCGGCAGTTTCCTCAGCTCCACACGAACCCGGTGAATGTCCTTATCAACGACCGTCCCATCCGCGCCTCGCGCGACAGTGCAAGGTGGTGCGAACAGACCATCGAACTTCTCTGGAAAAACCGGGAAAAAAATATCGCCGCCGCCGAGCGGGATGTCGCGCGTGAAACGTTCGATCGCGCGACAGCTCGATTTCGGGAAATCGCCAACGAATCTCACTGAGTCACATTATGACTGGTTCGATGACGATTCCTGTTACGCGAATGGGTGCTTAAAATGCGGAAGAATCTCGCTCTCTCTGCTGGGGCCTACATCCGACCGCGGTGAGTCAGTTCATGAGAACGAGCCGAGGATCATTTGTCAGCCTCACGGAATCTACCCTCACACAGTTGCAACAGGTCTGTCGGGTTCGGCACCACGGGTTCGCATCCCTCACCGACAATGACCTCATTATGAAGATGACAACATGAATAAAATCCTTGTCCTGTTCGATTCCCGTTCCGGCCATACGTCCAGGATGGCAACGCTCGTTGCGGAAGGGGCTGGCAGTATCTCCGACACCGAAGTTCGGTTGCGAAGTGTGGATGAAGCCACTGCCGACGATGTGATCTGGTGCGATGGACTTGCCGTCGGAAGTCCCACGAACATGGGATTACTCAGTTGGAAAATGAAACGGTTCTGGGACGAAGTCATGATTCCCCAGTGGGCCAAAGTCGATGGCAAAATTGCCTGCGCCTTCAGCTCATCGGGAGGATGGGGAGGTGGATCGGAAATGGCCTGCCAGAGCCTTCTGACCGTGCTGATGAACTTCGGGTTTCTGGTGTTCGGCGTAACCGACTACGTCAGCGGTGATCTAACACTTCACTATGGTGCCGTCGCCGCCAAGGAACCCCGCGACGAAGAGACTGAAGCGGCATGCCGGAAGTTGGGCAGGCGTCTGGCTGAGTGGACCGCCGTCTATGCACATGGTCGAACTGACGAACACCCGCTGAACAAGAGTGCCGAACGGTATCTGCCTTAATACTCTGTCGTGACGGTTTTGATTCGATCGTACGAGAAGCCAGCAGCAGTGTGCGAGTGAACTCTCTCGCCCTGACGTCGCTGGCGTGATTCTCACGCCAGCGATGTCACACGGAAAAGGGAAGTAGGCGATTTCAGCTAAACTGGAGCTGCAGGGCCAGTTCCTTAACGCGGGTCATGGGGATATCGTCGGTTTCGATCGCGCGGCTGGAACTGATGAAGACTGGGGCTTCGCTCGTCTCGTGACCGGGTGTCGGAAGTCGACCGTGGCTTCCTTTGACGAGAGTGGCATCCAACCCGATAACATCCATGTAGTAGCGAAATCCGAGCAACTTTCGTGCAAGCCGGCAGGCGATCCGCAGCTTGGGGAAAGCGATTTTCGGATCGATAAACAGTTCCACCGGGTCGTAACCGGGCTTACGGTGGATGTCGATCGTCCGTGCATAGTCCGGTGCGAGACGATCATCTTCCCAGAAGTAATAGGTGAACCAGGCGTTCTTGTCAGCGACCACAACCAGTTCTCCAGATCTCTCGTGATCGATGCCGAATTGGCGTTGCTCTGCGCGATCCAGAACCAGATCAACTCCCTCCGTCTGGCTCAGCAGCAGTTTGATCGCCTTGATATCGTCCGGCCGCTGCACGTAAACATGAGCAATCTGATGATCGGCTAACGCAAAAGCGCGAGACGCCTCGCAGTCGAGCGTCTCCCAGCCCAGCGCCTCACGCCGGGTCGCCACGTAGCCGTGTCTTCTCAGGATTCGGTTAATATGAACCGGTCGTGATACTTCCGTGATGGCGTACTCGGACAATGCGATCACATCCGCCCCCATCTCCTGAGCTGCGGCGATGCACTTGCCTGCTTCGGCGTCGACAAGGCGGATGTCCTCGGCGATGCGAGGATCGTGCGGCCCCAGCCGCTGCAAACCGTAATCCAGATGGGGAAGATAGATCAGTGTCAGGCTGGGCCGGTGACGCTTCATCACTTCGACCGATGCATCGGCGATCCAGCGGGAGCTTGTAATATCCGCCGCAGGGCCCCAGAAGCGGGGAAGTGGAAAGACACCGAGCCGGGCCTGAAGTTCGTCTTTCAAACCCGCCGGCTGGCTGTACGAGTCAAAAACTTTCCGTCCGTCAGCGGGATAGCTGGGTCGTGGAGTCATCGACCATTCGACATCGGCATACATGTTATACCACCAGAACATTTTCGCGGTGGTGTAACTCGAATCCCGCTTTTTCCCTTCGTCGTAAATCCGACTGCCATGCACCAGCCTGTTCGACTGGCGCCACAACCAGACTTCGGCCAGATCACGGAAGTACCAGCCGTTCGCAACGATGCCATGCTCTCGAGGCAGGGCCCCGGTCAAAATTGTCGATTGCGCCGAGCAGGTGACTGCCGGCAGCACGGTCCCCATGGGACGAGCAAATCCTTCACTGGCAAGTCTCGACAGATGAGGAGTATTCGGCCCCAGCATTTCGTGGGTCAGGCCAACGACATTCAGAATCAACAGTGGTTTAGGCATGCGTGAGGGCTGGTACTTTGAGCTTACAGGGTACGGTTCACTGGCAGGGTTCAGTGACACTGATCGCACCGATGCCGGATCGAGGCGTTGCGCCCGGCATTCGGTGTCCGGAATCCAAAATTGATCGGCCGCGCAACGGGCTGTACAAAGGACGAACCAAGGGCCGGATCGAGTTCAGGACACCGACCCTGGTTCCGCCATGAGACGACGACGCGGGTATATCTGCAGTCGTCCCCGCAGCCCGATTGAAATACGCGGCCCATTCGCTGCCAACTTCGGCTCAGTCAACCTGGTATTTCCCGGTCAGACGATACTTCGGATGCTTCTCGAGATAAGCGGCGACTCGGTCCGACCGGCCGATGGCCACCGGCAGGAAGTCGAGCGCCTGCTGCAGTCGCTCATCAGGTTCAGCACAACTGAATCGTAAGAAGCCACCTCCCGCATCGCCGAAACATTCCCCACCCAGACAGGCGACTCCAAATTTGTCGTCGGCCCCTTCCAGCAGATAGAGCGCCAGACCGTGACTTGTGATACCGAGCTTATTGCAGACCGGAGCAACGTTTGGAAATACATAGAACGTGGCAGCGGGGTCCAGCGACCGAAAGCCTTCCAGACGGTTGAGTCCGTTCGTAAGGAGTTCAACCTTCTTGCGGAACTTCTGCATCACGACGTCACGCTCGGCAGTATCCCGTTCCAGCGCGGCCTTGCCCGCCAGTTGCACCAGCGGGGGCGTACACGAGAGAGTGGTATTGATCATCTTCCCGATCGCATCCGAAACCTCGGCCGACGCGACAGAGAATCCGAGCCTCCAGCCACTCATGCTGTAGCTTTTGCTGAACGTGTACGCAGCCACAGACCGTTCCAGCATGCCCGGTTCGGACAGCAGTGACTCATGCGTCCCCTTCCAGACCATGTGGCAGTAGGGCTCATCGCTGAAGACGGCGATGTTCGTTCCGCGAAGCAGGTCAGCAACGTCCCGCAGATCCTGACGCGTCATCACGCCGCCGGTCGGGTTGTGTGGAGAGTTGAAGAAGATCGCTTTGGGCGAGGGATCCGTCTTGATAAAGTTTTCGATCGCGGAAAGTTCCGGCCGAAAACCATTGGACTGTTTCAGTGGTGCGAGAACAGGTCGCGCATTGCGACGAAGGATATTGGGAAGGTATGTCGGGAAGTAAGGGCTGAAGACCAGTACGCCATCCCCGGGATTCAGGAATGCCTCACAGAAATACTGCTCGAATACTTTCGCCCCGGGAGCGACGACGATATTGGCGGCCTCAGCCGGAATCCCGAATTCGTGTTTCACGAACCGGGCGGCCGCTTCGCGGAATTCAGGCAAACCCGGTGACGGACAATAGTGAGACTTGTTTTGCTGGATCGCTTCGACACCCGACGACTTTGCGGATGCCGTGCTATCGAAGGGGCTGTCACCGATTTCCAGCTCGACGACATCCTTCCCCGCGGCCTTCAGCGACTTGGCAACTGCCAGCACATTGAACGCGGTTTCGACAGAAAGGGATTTAGCAAACTCACTCAGCTGGACCGTCATAGAGGATTTCCTATTTCGTCGAAATGGCCTGTTGTAGGGGACGAAGCACTTGATCGATCACGTATTTCTCGAGCAGTGATTCGCACTGCGTCCGGAGTTCGCCGAGCGTCCCTTCGTAAGAGCTGTCGGATTCGAGACTGCCGTACTGACGCACGGTAAAGAATACACTGATGTGTTCTTCCGGAAAATCGCCCCGACGCACCTGATACGCATTCGTACGGGTTTCGATCATGAGCCGTGCCTGTCGTCGGCACGTTTCTTCCAGCGCAATCGTCATCATCGGTTCAAAGTTCAGAACCTGACGACCGGGAATCTCGAGTAGTCCGTCCAGTGCCGAGCTGACTCCCAGCGCTTCGGCGACCAGTTCGTCGTGGTTTCCCCGGTAGTTAAAGTCGAAGCCCATCATGTAGTCGAGAGCTTCGCAATCGAGCGAACTGACTGAGAGCATGTAGGGAACAAGTTGCAGTACCAGTTTATGCTGTTCAACTGCGTCTTCGACGTCATCGGGATTGATGTAGCCGCTGCAGATTCGTCGCGGTTCCAGCGTGCACCAGCGCTGATGTCCCTGATCTTTGTCCTCTTCAAGGACGTGGTCCCCATTCTCGCGGGTGTAGAAATTCCGCATCGTAGGGTATTGCTTACGAACCCGCTCGAAGAAACTGAGGGTCGTTTCACGCCCTGCGGGTAGTGCCATCTCCGTATTGAGAGTCATGTTGACGTAGAAGTCGTCGGCGAGGGTAGAATACGAAGACATCAAATTTGTTCCTCAAATGATCTAACGTGCCGGAACCGGGGTGAGATCGAGAAACAATCCCCCCTCGGACAGCACCCTGCCTGAATTTCGCAGCAGACCGTGTCCTTCGCAGAAGCTCGTAACAGGTTACAACGCGCAGGCAGCCGCATTGTAGGGGTCGGCGGAACAGGGGTCAAAGAGTCAGCCCTCTCATCCAAGATCGTCGACTCACGGCGTTCTGATGCCCACTGACCTTACGCAAGGTCATGCAGTCGTCTGATCCGGCCCCGCACGAATGCCTTGTCGCTCAAAAAATACGACCAAAACGAGTTGTTGAACCGGGGCCCCGTCTGTTGAAATAGTGTTTGTGCATTTCACAATTTCCCTGTGCAGGCAAGCCGGGCTCGCGGAACGACACGTAGAACGTCGACACGCGCGGGCTCGCGGAGTTTCCTCAGTGAAGAATTCAGCCCGTCCGTCGTCCTCGCTTGAGCGGGAATCGGCCGCAGCGGAAAATCCCGCACCGCTCCTGCTTTCAGCCTTCACCACTCCGTTGGGCTGGATCGGCCTGCTCGGCCAGAGGAACAAACTGATTGGTATTTTCGCTGGCTACGGGTCGGAGACAGCGATCCGGAATCAGGCAAAGTCGCGATCGGGGGGGGCGTGCCTTTACGATGACTGGAGCCCCGAACTGCGCGAACTGTTTACCGCCTATGCCGACGGCGACGTTGTCGACTTTTCCGGGGTCGAGATTGAATTGCCAAAGCTGACCAGGTTCCGACGAAATATCGTTGACGCCACACGCCGACTCGGTCACGGGCAGACCGCCTCGTATGGAGAGTTGGCCACGATGGCTGGACATCCCGGTGCTGCCCGAGCTGTGGGAACTGTCATGTCGACCAACCAGTTTCCGATTCTGATTCCGTGCCACCGTGTCCTGGCTGCAGGAGGAAAGCTGGGAGGTTACACGTCACCCGCAGGAACAAAGTTCAAACTGCGATTACTGGAAATGGAAGCGCGCTCCGTCGGTCGCACCTTCAATCTGGCGGAACTTCGGTAAGCAGAGCGTGAACCGTCGTCTCACCCCCGAAGATGCGATCAGCCACAGTCGCGATCAATTTCGCTTTCTAGGCAAACGGTTCAACGCAGCACAGGCGAAGCCTGACACATGCGACGTGCCAACATGGGTTACGTGAATCGGGAACGTTGAGAGCCGCAGAACGGGAGTCACATCCTCACATCTCTCAAGGGACCATCGGCCAAACTTGACAGCAACAGTTCAAAGCGGCCCAATGGACTGCCGAGTCGTCTGCTGGATTCTCCTCTGACCATCGCACTGCGAAAGCTACTGATGAAGTTGCCTCAACTGTTTTTCAACCTCACGGCCGTCGCCACGACGGTTTTCGTGATCACGATCCTCGCCATGGTGGCGATGCTGCTGGGGAATCCTGAAGCTCCCGTGAACGTCTGGTTCAACCGACATGGGGCGACCGTAATGACGGTCGAGGTGATCTCCATCGGGGTACTGGGTGTCCTGGCGATTCTGCTGGACCGTCGCGAAATTCAGAGAGAACTGCAGGAACGAAAGAACCCTCCCAAGTCCTAAGACTCAGGAGGGCTCAAAATCCGTCACATCAGCGAATCGCTAACCGATCGTAAGCCGATCAGCTGGCGACGGCGAAGGCTTCTTCGCTCTCTTCCACATTGGTGTCCCCTTCGACATCAACTGGGACCAATGCTTCATCGCCGGTGGTGTCAACAAATCCACGCAGGTGATTAGCGCGGGTTTCGTGCTGCAGCTTGCGAAGCGCCTTGGACTCGATCTGTCGAATGCGTTCGCGCGTCACCTTGAAGATACGGCCGGTTTCTTCGAGGGTGTAGCTGTAACCATCGCCAAGGCCATACCGCAACTTGATGATTTCGCGTTCACGGTAGGTCAGGCTGCGGAGCACCACTTCAATCTTGTCCCGCAGCATTTCCTGCATGGCCGATTCAGCGGGGTTCGTTTCGTTGTCGTCCTGCAGGAAGTCACCGAATGAGCCATCTTCGCTTTCACCCACAGGCGTATCGAGACTGACGGGATGCTTCCACGTCTTCATGATTCGTTCTGTTTCTTCCAGCGACATGCCGACGGCTTCGGCGAGTTCTTCCATGCTGGGATCGCGACCCGTTTCCTGTCGAATCTGTTCGCTCTTGGCCTTGAGCTGCGAAATGCACTGGAACATGTGAACGGGAATACGAATCGTTCGTGCATGATCGGCGACGGCACGGGTGATCGCCTGACGAATCCACCAGGTGGCATAAGTCGAGAACTTGTAGCCACGGCGATATTCGTACTTTTCGACACCGCGCATGAGGCCAGCGTTTCCTTCCTGAATCAGGTCGAGGAAGCTCAAGCCGCGGTTGCGGTACTTCTTGGCGATCGAGACGACCAGTCGCAGGTTTCCACCTGACAACTGCTGCTTGCCACGTGTCCACGCGTCAAACTTGGCCATAATGCGTCGCATCCGATCGCAGAATTCGGCCGGAGTCTCAAGCACCAGTTCGGTAAGGTCGTGAAGTTCGCGACGAAGGATCTCTGCTTCGTTGGCGGCAGCCACCGTGCGGCGTTCCGACAGCTTCTGAATCTGGCCCTGCAGTTCCTGCATCCGCTTGGCGATCTGCTCCATTCGGCGCATGATCGGCTGGATGCGCTGGGTGCGGACGCTCAGCTCTTCGCACAGCCAGGCGAGCTTGCGTCGGCGCGTTTTGATTCGTTCTTTGATCGCGTTGAGTTCAGGCTTCGTCTTGGCAGCCTTGCTGGCTTCCCAGTCAACTTTGTTCTCTTCCAGCAATCGCTTGATGGTCGGCACGTTGACGGGGATTCGTCCCTGGATCTGCTCTTTGCGCAGGTTTTCCGTTTCGCTCGTGCGGAGTGTACGTTCAAAGGGAAGCTCGTTTCGGCAGACCTTCTCGATGGTCTCAACGACGAGTCCGATGGCGAAGTCGGATTCAGCGATCTTGCGACGGAACCATTTGCGTGCGACTTCGATCTGCTTGGCGAGGAAAATTTCCTTCTCGCGGGACAGCAGGGGGATATGCCCCATCTGGCTGAGATACATCCGGATGGGATCGCGCGACGAGGAGGGCGTCTCGGGTTCCATCATAGATTCGGGGATCGCTTCGTACTTGGGCTGATCCCGTGGATCCGGCTCATCAATGATATCCAGGCCCAGGTCTTCCAGAGCAATGATCAGTTCGGGGACCATATTGGGATCCCCCCCTTCGTCAGGGAGGTACTTATCGACCAACTGGTACGTGGCGTACCCTTTCTCGCGGCAGGCGTCTAACAACTTGGCAAATTCCGGGCTAAGACAATGCATTGGGTCAAACCTCCTGTGATTCGTTCACGTCCCTGTGATTGTAGCCTGTGCGGACAAGCATTTCGTGAAACAAATTTACTTCCTGGGAATTCTCAGCCGGTCCATCAACACTTGACGGACGCTCAGCTATTTTCAAATCTGGCCGAAATCGAAAGGTTCAAGCGACCCTTCAACTTTATATCCTCTCGCAGCGAACTCGCCGGCACGATCAGCCGTTAGCAACGGGAAGCGATCTCCAACCAATCTGTCGCTGATCTGGTACTTCGATCCAGGCAAGCCATAACAGAGGGGCCGCCATCCCTGTGGACGGCTGCAGTCGCGGCGAAGTTCGCATTGATAGCATCCTTTCTTTCATTGCGAGTCGACCGGGCGTCGTATGCTCCGGCGGGTCGAAATGCTAACAAAATGAACTCGTCAGCGCCACGAAAACTTCTCAATTGGAAAAAAATCTTGAAAAATTCTTCTTTCACCTCAATTTCCCGTCCTGTTTACGAATCCGTTACTCACGATCACTGTCTGACAATGCCACAGAATGGATCCGTATTCACTTGAATGAGACATCCCGATCCCCGTGGTGACTCACGTTCCTGCGGCCAGGAATCCGGTCCCCCACTTGGTTTCTGTGACAGTGTCGGTTTTCCGCAGGCCCATGACACCCGTGAAAACAGGTGTCACGACTCACCGAGGCCCTCAGAAGGGGAGGGGTTGTCCGAGCCCTTCCAGACGAGCTCGCTGATAGATCCGCACTGCAACTGCCAGGTCTTCCAGTGCTAACCCCACCGACTTGAAAAGAGTAATGTCTTCCGGAACAGCCCGTCCCGTTTCGCGTCCCACAACCACCTCACCCAATTCTCGCACTCGAGTCCAGTCCAGACTGCCATCTTCGATGGCGGGAACGAAATCACCAGCCTCCAACTTGCACGCCTCCAGGCTGTCGCAGACAACATGATCCGCACGACGAATCGTGGTCACATCAATCTCAGCCTTGGTCAGATAGTTGCTTCCGATCGCACTGACGTGCGTTCCCTGTTCCAGTATATGCCCGTCAAACAAGGGGGCCTTGCTGGTTGTCGCGCACAGGACGATGTCTTTTTCTGCAGCCGCTTCCTCCGGCGAATGCACCGCAACCATTCGGACGTTGCAGTACTCAGACATCTCATCCGCAAATCGACTCCGCCGCTCGGCATTGCGACTGTAGACATCGACTCTTTCAATTCGTCGCACGCTGCAAATCGCCTTTAACTGGGCTCTTGCCTGAAACCCAGTCCCAAAACACCCCACGATCCGGGCATCCGGACGAGCCATATACTTTGTAGCAACCCCGGAAGCCGCTCCCGTCCGCATTTGCCCCAACAAATTCGCCTCAATTAATGCGACGGGCTGCCCATGTTCCGCATCGGAAAGCGCAAATTGGAACCGGTTCCCCCCCCGAGTCGTTACGTATGCCTTGTACCCGACGAAATTCAGGTACTCTGCAGCAGCGGACATCATGTGCAGGGTGGAAGTTCCCGCACTGGCTCGACGGCGAGGCTGATGGTCTGCCTTTTCAAACGCTAATTGACGAAATGCTTCCTCGACACAATCAATCGCCGTGTCCATATCGAGCAACCAGGCGACGTCTTCCTCAGTCAGATAGATTGCTGGCATTTCCATGAACCTCTCTTGATGCGTACCGAGCATCCCAGTTCTGTGAACTGCAGCCCCTCACATTGAGGAATCTGCCTGCCGGACCCCAGTCGAAGCGTTTCATACTTCGACTGGTTAGAAGTTTACTCAGTGACCAGAACCGCACTTTTCCAAAGTGCCTCCGTTGTCGAACCGTCTGTCGTGGATTGAATCAATTGAATCAGTCGATCCTGCCCCGCCCACGGGCTCAGGTCAACAGTGATCTCTTTCCAGCCAGGACGAACCGTATTCTTTTCACCGACACTTTGCTCCAGAATGATTTGATCTGCCACTCGCACGGCCAGTTGCCAGGTCTGTCCCGGTTGATGGCCGACTCGCAGTTGCAGCATCTGCTTTCGTGCAGGTTCTAAACGAACCCGACTGATCCATCGGGCTGATTGTTCTGGTTCGAGGCGACTCCTCAGCGTCAGCGGCAACCTGTCGGGACCGTCAGACACGACTTGAATGCGGTTACTGTTCGTGGCGGGATACCAACCGGGGAGCACGGTTTGGATCTCAGCAAATTGAGCTTCCGACAAGCCAAGGTCCCAGTGCGCCAGCGGATCCGAGACCGCCTCGGGGGCGACCGTGGCAGAAACCATCACAAACTCGTGGATTTCCCGTTTTGCATTTTTCCACGATTCCCCAACAAGTGACCACCATTTTCCTCCCGCGGACCACATCGGCCCCATTTGAAACTCATCTCGGGGGGGCACATCGACGAGCGACTCTTGCGTGACTCGCCCCGTCTGAAGATCCCGCCACGTCAGCAACGGACGTGATCGGCGATCCTCCCGGGTAACGCGACGACTGGTCAGCAAGGTCGTGTCAGCGATGCAACAAGCTTCCAGTCGATTTTTAGACGCCGAGCGCCACATCACTTT is from Schlesneria sp. DSM 10557 and encodes:
- a CDS encoding CehA/McbA family metallohydrolase; the encoded protein is MPDRVPVEAQPLSENIRRIITALNVVGHPLPEPIVQSLELGIEKGDAEQLQADLDAAVLLVVTINPEERVRVRRGPAPATLQQYGFTPVLVKVLNASTATRRLRIVSPQAGAVYSGVTKLSMQRQQSLELIENENSNRDRGRFLALEMYEHPPMTDRLSGLEVEYAVALILSTEAGKREATLGFDLGQGEQDLGFRGEVPVLFTVRPAIPVRLSILDETGRPTTASLLIRDEQGRVYPPQAKRLAPDFFFQPQIYRADGESVQLPPGRFRVQSGRGPEYWTREQTLTVPDRSGKDREPDASDADTKLEIRLERWIDPQAFGFYSGDHHIHAAGCAHYTSPSEGVLPEDMFRQVKGEGLNVGCILTWGPCYGHQRQYFAPKPHDVSEPLTILKYDLEVSGFGSQALGHVCLLNLQDQTYPGSEGTMTKGWPTWTTPVMRWAKAQGGVTGYAHSASGLAIDPVAAARRALHRYDGNQDGILSSDEATTALLPEPWQEIDKNGDQLLDEDELRWSHDRAADRLPNLAIPEMNGVGAMEICVTAVEGVCDFISAMDTQRIQEWNTWYHLLNCGFPIKVSGETDFPCMSSRRVGQGRVYVQLVNPDGTPRTTLSPHRPLDFPEWCEGLAKGHSYVSDGFAHALDFRVNEVRPGHDVKLTAPAQIRVTARVCFAPQTPVAVAHGTDNPPSGRRTIGDTVLLHGPRQDAVTTGGEREVEIVSNGRPVAKQTVPADGKVHELAFDVPLTESSWIALRQFPQLHTNPVNVLINDRPIRASRDSARWCEQTIELLWKNREKNIAAAERDVARETFDRATARFREIANESH
- a CDS encoding flavodoxin family protein — encoded protein: MNKILVLFDSRSGHTSRMATLVAEGAGSISDTEVRLRSVDEATADDVIWCDGLAVGSPTNMGLLSWKMKRFWDEVMIPQWAKVDGKIACAFSSSGGWGGGSEMACQSLLTVLMNFGFLVFGVTDYVSGDLTLHYGAVAAKEPRDEETEAACRKLGRRLAEWTAVYAHGRTDEHPLNKSAERYLP
- a CDS encoding alkaline phosphatase family protein; this translates as MPKPLLILNVVGLTHEMLGPNTPHLSRLASEGFARPMGTVLPAVTCSAQSTILTGALPREHGIVANGWYFRDLAEVWLWRQSNRLVHGSRIYDEGKKRDSSYTTAKMFWWYNMYADVEWSMTPRPSYPADGRKVFDSYSQPAGLKDELQARLGVFPLPRFWGPAADITSSRWIADASVEVMKRHRPSLTLIYLPHLDYGLQRLGPHDPRIAEDIRLVDAEAGKCIAAAQEMGADVIALSEYAITEVSRPVHINRILRRHGYVATRREALGWETLDCEASRAFALADHQIAHVYVQRPDDIKAIKLLLSQTEGVDLVLDRAEQRQFGIDHERSGELVVVADKNAWFTYYFWEDDRLAPDYARTIDIHRKPGYDPVELFIDPKIAFPKLRIACRLARKLLGFRYYMDVIGLDATLVKGSHGRLPTPGHETSEAPVFISSSRAIETDDIPMTRVKELALQLQFS
- a CDS encoding pyridoxal phosphate-dependent aminotransferase, giving the protein MTVQLSEFAKSLSVETAFNVLAVAKSLKAAGKDVVELEIGDSPFDSTASAKSSGVEAIQQNKSHYCPSPGLPEFREAAARFVKHEFGIPAEAANIVVAPGAKVFEQYFCEAFLNPGDGVLVFSPYFPTYLPNILRRNARPVLAPLKQSNGFRPELSAIENFIKTDPSPKAIFFNSPHNPTGGVMTRQDLRDVADLLRGTNIAVFSDEPYCHMVWKGTHESLLSEPGMLERSVAAYTFSKSYSMSGWRLGFSVASAEVSDAIGKMINTTLSCTPPLVQLAGKAALERDTAERDVVMQKFRKKVELLTNGLNRLEGFRSLDPAATFYVFPNVAPVCNKLGITSHGLALYLLEGADDKFGVACLGGECFGDAGGGFLRFSCAEPDERLQQALDFLPVAIGRSDRVAAYLEKHPKYRLTGKYQVD
- a CDS encoding methylated-DNA--[protein]-cysteine S-methyltransferase: MKNSARPSSSLERESAAAENPAPLLLSAFTTPLGWIGLLGQRNKLIGIFAGYGSETAIRNQAKSRSGGACLYDDWSPELRELFTAYADGDVVDFSGVEIELPKLTRFRRNIVDATRRLGHGQTASYGELATMAGHPGAARAVGTVMSTNQFPILIPCHRVLAAGGKLGGYTSPAGTKFKLRLLEMEARSVGRTFNLAELR
- a CDS encoding sigma-70 family RNA polymerase sigma factor translates to MHCLSPEFAKLLDACREKGYATYQLVDKYLPDEGGDPNMVPELIIALEDLGLDIIDEPDPRDQPKYEAIPESMMEPETPSSSRDPIRMYLSQMGHIPLLSREKEIFLAKQIEVARKWFRRKIAESDFAIGLVVETIEKVCRNELPFERTLRTSETENLRKEQIQGRIPVNVPTIKRLLEENKVDWEASKAAKTKPELNAIKERIKTRRRKLAWLCEELSVRTQRIQPIMRRMEQIAKRMQELQGQIQKLSERRTVAAANEAEILRRELHDLTELVLETPAEFCDRMRRIMAKFDAWTRGKQQLSGGNLRLVVSIAKKYRNRGLSFLDLIQEGNAGLMRGVEKYEYRRGYKFSTYATWWIRQAITRAVADHARTIRIPVHMFQCISQLKAKSEQIRQETGRDPSMEELAEAVGMSLEETERIMKTWKHPVSLDTPVGESEDGSFGDFLQDDNETNPAESAMQEMLRDKIEVVLRSLTYREREIIKLRYGLGDGYSYTLEETGRIFKVTRERIRQIESKALRKLQHETRANHLRGFVDTTGDEALVPVDVEGDTNVEESEEAFAVAS
- a CDS encoding ornithine cyclodeaminase family protein — encoded protein: MEMPAIYLTEEDVAWLLDMDTAIDCVEEAFRQLAFEKADHQPRRRASAGTSTLHMMSAAAEYLNFVGYKAYVTTRGGNRFQFALSDAEHGQPVALIEANLLGQMRTGAASGVATKYMARPDARIVGCFGTGFQARAQLKAICSVRRIERVDVYSRNAERRSRFADEMSEYCNVRMVAVHSPEEAAAEKDIVLCATTSKAPLFDGHILEQGTHVSAIGSNYLTKAEIDVTTIRRADHVVCDSLEACKLEAGDFVPAIEDGSLDWTRVRELGEVVVGRETGRAVPEDITLFKSVGLALEDLAVAVRIYQRARLEGLGQPLPF